Below is a genomic region from Coleofasciculaceae cyanobacterium.
AGCGTCTACTTGGTTTTGGAAGATATCTGCTGTTTGACTGTCTTCGGTAACGATCGCATCAGTATGTTTTGAGCCATATTGGTTGATATGAGCGATCGCCCTCTCTAGAGAATCAACAATTTTGATAGCGAGGATTAAATCGCTATATTCAGTTTTCCAATCGTGTTCTTTAGCTGGAGTAGCTGCGATAATTTTCCTGGTTGCTTCATCTCCTCGCAATTGCACTCCTGCTGTTTCTAAGGCAGTTGCAATCTGAGGCAGAAACTCCTCGGCAATATCCTCATGTACTAATAACGTCTCGATCGCGTTACAGGCTGCGGGATACTGAGTTTTAGCATCAACGGTAATTTTAATTGCCTTATCTGGATCGGCTGCTCGATCTAAATATAGATGACAAATACCATCGGCATGACCTAGTACGGGAATACGAGTGTTGTCCTGCACGTATCGGACAAAAGAATTTGAGCCTCTAGGGATAATTAGGTCTACATAGCGATCGAGTTTTAATAACTGTTTAATTTCTTCTCTGGTAGTCAACAACTGTACCGCAGCGGGATTAACTTTGGTAGACTCTAATGCCTGATGAATCACTTTAGTCAATGCCTGACAAGAGTTAATCGCTTCTGTGCCACCTTTGAGAATTACCCCATTACCAGACTTAATCGCCAAACTGGTAATTTGAATTAAAGCTTCAGGACGCGCCTCAAAAATAATGCCTAATACTCCCAATGGGCAAGTAACCCGCTTTAAGATTAATCCTCGATCTAACTCGCGGTGTATTTGATTCACACCGACTGGATCGTCTAATTTAGCTACATCTCGCACACCAGCGATCGCTGCTTGCAGTTTAGATTCTCCTAACTTTAGTCTGGCATATAGTGCGGGAGCAATATTATTTTTTGATGCTGCTTTAAGATCGGCTTCGTTGGCAGCAATTAATTCGGTCTTAGCTACTTCTAAAGCTTGCGCTATCGCTTCTAAAGCAGAATTTCTATCTTCTATAGATAATACTGCCAGTTTGCCTGCTGCTGCGCGGGTTTGTTGAGCAATTTCGATTAAGAAGGATGATGCTGTTTGAGAGGCTACCATTATCGCTGCTAATTTATAGTACGAGTTTACCAAGAATACAGTTTATAGCTATTAGCTAGTCGGTTGGTCAGCGCGATCGCACTTGCCAACAAAAATTTTAATCTTGTTGAATTTCACTAACAACCTTTAAACAAGAATGTATAATCAATTTTTTAACCCAACCTACGAGAATTTTTGAGCTAGCTTAATATAAGAAGTATCAACAATTTTAACGGATGGAGTTAATCGAAGAGTACAAATTTTTTTGCGCTAATCAATTAAATTCCAGTAACGCTCTTTGATTTAACGCTTGAATCGGTCTGGCATTATTGCCAATCACTTCTAGAAAACGAGCAATTTGCCATTTTGATACTGATATTGGTTGCTTCAAAACCAGCCAGGTAACAATTTCTGAACAGGGAGGAGTGGTAAGAGAACCTAGATAGCGATAGTATCGATCGCTGTTTTTAGGCAGCAACTGGAGAGCATTAATCACCAAGTCTGACACTTGAGCTTCTCGATCAGCTAAATTATCGGCAACGGAAATTTTTTGCCAGATAGTGTCTAAAGCTGGATTAATTGCACCTTCAGACATTAACACAGCCAAGACAACTAAATCACCTGTAGCTAAATTCTGATGTACAAAATGCGCCTCCATCGCAAACGGCTTGCCTAATACTAGATGCTCACTAGGTTGATGAAAATGAAACTGCAACAGTTCGTATACTTGACCATCTAAAGTTAAATTACTTCCTGGCTGATAGTTAACTCTAATAGTGCGACCGTTGTTGACAATTGCCAAAGGCGTATCTTGATAATTAAGTTCTAAGTTCCCCACAGCGGCAGTTACTCCAGATTCTAGATTAATTGGTGATTGAGCTTGACCTGAACTGCAAACCGCAAACTCCGAATCGAGTTCTCCCCAAAAGTCTGTCCCCGTTTCTCCCGTGTAACTCCAGGTACTAGCCCGCGCCCTGTCTGAAGGTAAATAGTTCAAGGCGATCGCTTCTACCAGCAAAAATTTTAATAAACCTCTTCGCTTCATCAATCTAAATTGTCTTTTTCCTGGTTAAAATCTGAGCGACTTCTATAGCTGTTGCAGGAGCGAGTAAGACACCGTTACGATAGTGTGCCGTAGCTAGCAAAACATTACTATAGCCAGATAGGTTTTCAATGATTGGGGCGGAAATGCCTTCAGGACGAGGTCGTTTACCAGACCAAGTTTCTAACACAGTTGCGGTTTTTAAATCTGGACAAAAAGCGATCGCACCCTGGATCACTTTCTTTAATAATTCAGCATCAGCAATACTTTCTCCTGTTTCGGTGGGAAATTCTACCGTTGCACCCAGCCAATATGCTCGATCGCCTAAAGGTACGAGATGAATATCATTACCTGTAATTACGGGTTGAAAATTTGGATTACCCAAAGAGCGATCCAACCTAAGTTTAATCGCCTGTCCTAATACAGGACGGATCGCAATAGTTTGCTGTAAAGATTTAGTTAAAGGAGTTGAACCCAAACCTGCGGCAATAATTAGCTGTTCGACTTCAATTTTGCCAATAGTGGTTGCTATTTGCTGACAGGTTGATAGTTCATGATCTGAGTGAGTAGTAAAATCCTTTACCTCTACTCCAAAGTGAAACTTAACTCCGTTAGCTGTGGCAGCAGCGACGAGAGCTTTAGTAAGTTCAACAGGATTAACTTGTGCATCCTGGGGAGAATATACAGCACCAATAATTTGCTCGCTGACTAGATGAGGGCATTGCTGACTAACGTAAGTGCGATCGCCTATTTCTAGTTTCCAGCCTGACAAAGCGCGAAATTCCTGTAGCTTTTGCCATTTTTCTAAATCATCTCCCCTAAACAACAGTTTAAAGATTCCCTGACGATTTACAGAAATATTCAGCCCTGTTTTAGCTTCAAGTTCAGAAATTAAAGTTGGATAGCGTTTCAAACTCGTAGCACGAAACCGCCAAGCCCTGCCTTTTTTCTTATGGCTAATTGCCCCCATCAATACTCCCAAAGCTGCCCTAGTTGAACCAGAAGCAGGAGTATTTTTTTCAACTACGGTAATATCTAACCCTGAAACCAGGCTAAGTTCATAGGCGATCGCTGCGCCGACAACCCCACAGCCAATAATGACAATTTTGCTCATCTTATACCAATTCTCTTGTATTAGCTGGACAGATAAATAACACTCGTAGCGCGATCAATCATCCGTGTTCATCTGTGTTCATCTGACGGGAATCATGCACGGGCATATCCTTTAGGGGACTTTTATACAGCAAAATCTCAGACAGATCGGTCTACGACTAAATCTTTGATTACTTTTGCTCAATAATATTAATTATCAACCTGTTGATAATTAATTAAAAAAGACTTGGCAGTGCCAAGCCTCTATAGCTGATGATTAGTGCCAATCCACCTTAAGCATTACCATCAAAATCAGGAGTAATTTTATCTACGGTTTCTTTAACTTCATCTTTTACACCTTCAAATACATTTTCTGCTGATTCCATTGCGGCTTCAGCTTGATTGACCGACTCTTTAGTCTGAGGAATTAAACTAGCGTAAGCATCCAGATCGGAGACGACTTCCTTATACTGATTAATTGCTACAGTGTAGTTTTTCTCGCTGACAGCAGCATCAATATTTTCAAAATGTTTGAAGATATCTTTAGCGACATTTAAAGCAGGCTCTTGTTCATCTGGAAGCAAAGCATTAGATAAATAAGTCAAGTCCCTTCTGATCGAACCAAGAGGCCCATGTAAAAAAGAATTGGCATTAGCCCAATCTTCGTTCGCAATCGACTCACCCAGTTCGGGAATTCTCTGACGGGCTACGTCTAAAGGAATACTATAAGTTCTGATTGTTTGAAGTTTTTCGGGGGTATAGGTTGGTGGCGCAGACACACTAGGCCCACCACAGCTAATTAAAAGGGTTGTAGCTAAAACTAATATTAAAGATAGAATAGGACGAAAAATTTTCATTTTACTCAAAACTGACTTTGTTACTTCAGTTTAATTTTCTCAGAAAACCTGACATCATGACATCTTCCTGAGACTTGTTCGTCTTTACGACCCAGGTTAAAAAATTTTACGCCGAAAAAATTGCACTATTTCTTTAGCAATATCTGAGGCCCAGTGTTCTTGAGGATAATGTTTGGCTTGAGCTAATTCAACCAAAGTAATATCTGAGTTAGCTGCTGCTAACTTTTTGGCATCAGCAACATTTAACCACTTATCCTCTACACCCCAAATAATTAAAGTAGGTTTTGCCCACTGACTTAAACCAGCTTCAATTTCTTTGGTTGTTGTCTTTAACTGTAATTTTTTGGCGATCGCCATTAAGGCTCTACCTACATCCGAACTTTGTAAAAAAGGTTTACGCAAAACGTTTAAATCTTTATCGGCAACCACAAAACCACTGCCCTTTTCGATATTGCGATCGACTAATAGAGGATCTTGAGTCATCATGTCCCCTACCAAAGGAAAGGTAAACTGTTTCATTGACCAAGGAAGTTTGGCATTGTCTGAAATCGGGGTATTGAGAATAATTAATCCTTCGATGCGATCGGGATTTTGTAGGGCATACTGTATCCCTACTGAACCCAGAAATCCTTGGACTACTAGGTAATATTTTTCTAACTTTAGCGCAGTAATTAATTCGTCTAACTCTTTGATAAATGCTT
It encodes:
- a CDS encoding alpha/beta fold hydrolase, whose product is MSIKTNKIQVGKFEWFYRQTEVESERTPVLFLHGLPSHSYTWQKLMSFLAESEIPSIAPDWIGCGFSDKPNQRDFAYTPEAFIKELDELITALKLEKYYLVVQGFLGSVGIQYALQNPDRIEGLIILNTPISDNAKLPWSMKQFTFPLVGDMMTQDPLLVDRNIEKGSGFVVADKDLNVLRKPFLQSSDVGRALMAIAKKLQLKTTTKEIEAGLSQWAKPTLIIWGVEDKWLNVADAKKLAAANSDITLVELAQAKHYPQEHWASDIAKEIVQFFRRKIF
- a CDS encoding FAD-dependent oxidoreductase translates to MSKIVIIGCGVVGAAIAYELSLVSGLDITVVEKNTPASGSTRAALGVLMGAISHKKKGRAWRFRATSLKRYPTLISELEAKTGLNISVNRQGIFKLLFRGDDLEKWQKLQEFRALSGWKLEIGDRTYVSQQCPHLVSEQIIGAVYSPQDAQVNPVELTKALVAAATANGVKFHFGVEVKDFTTHSDHELSTCQQIATTIGKIEVEQLIIAAGLGSTPLTKSLQQTIAIRPVLGQAIKLRLDRSLGNPNFQPVITGNDIHLVPLGDRAYWLGATVEFPTETGESIADAELLKKVIQGAIAFCPDLKTATVLETWSGKRPRPEGISAPIIENLSGYSNVLLATAHYRNGVLLAPATAIEVAQILTRKKTI
- a CDS encoding carbonic anhydrase family protein, with the protein product MKRRGLLKFLLVEAIALNYLPSDRARASTWSYTGETGTDFWGELDSEFAVCSSGQAQSPINLESGVTAAVGNLELNYQDTPLAIVNNGRTIRVNYQPGSNLTLDGQVYELLQFHFHQPSEHLVLGKPFAMEAHFVHQNLATGDLVVLAVLMSEGAINPALDTIWQKISVADNLADREAQVSDLVINALQLLPKNSDRYYRYLGSLTTPPCSEIVTWLVLKQPISVSKWQIARFLEVIGNNARPIQALNQRALLEFN
- the psbQ gene encoding photosystem II protein PsbQ gives rise to the protein MKIFRPILSLILVLATTLLISCGGPSVSAPPTYTPEKLQTIRTYSIPLDVARQRIPELGESIANEDWANANSFLHGPLGSIRRDLTYLSNALLPDEQEPALNVAKDIFKHFENIDAAVSEKNYTVAINQYKEVVSDLDAYASLIPQTKESVNQAEAAMESAENVFEGVKDEVKETVDKITPDFDGNA
- the proA gene encoding glutamate-5-semialdehyde dehydrogenase, whose protein sequence is MVASQTASSFLIEIAQQTRAAAGKLAVLSIEDRNSALEAIAQALEVAKTELIAANEADLKAASKNNIAPALYARLKLGESKLQAAIAGVRDVAKLDDPVGVNQIHRELDRGLILKRVTCPLGVLGIIFEARPEALIQITSLAIKSGNGVILKGGTEAINSCQALTKVIHQALESTKVNPAAVQLLTTREEIKQLLKLDRYVDLIIPRGSNSFVRYVQDNTRIPVLGHADGICHLYLDRAADPDKAIKITVDAKTQYPAACNAIETLLVHEDIAEEFLPQIATALETAGVQLRGDEATRKIIAATPAKEHDWKTEYSDLILAIKIVDSLERAIAHINQYGSKHTDAIVTEDSQTADIFQNQVDAAGVYHNCSTRFADGFRYGFGAEVGISTQQMPPRGPVGLEGLVTYKYKMTGNGHIAASYTGSDAKPYTHQDL